Genomic window (Daucus carota subsp. sativus chromosome 5, DH1 v3.0, whole genome shotgun sequence):
ATCTATTTCCTTCCCTTGAATTAAACTTATCTGCTTCAGGTTATTTGTATGAGAATTGTCTACATGTCCTAAAACTATCTTACCTGATCTCTAATATCAAATTCCGATAACCCACTGAAATTCGATATAGATTTGACTCCATAGCCAATTGTCACGATCGAACCTTGACAAACCAAGctattttcttgttttaaaaCCCAGTTAAATCTGACAACTCCCAACTAAACTAGTTGATCCAGAACTCCCTAGTTTAACTTTTTGAGAAAGGGCAACAAAGTTTATAGTTTTATCACCCTTTTAAGTCTAACAAATTGAGATGTCAAGaaaattcatgaaatttttCACGGACTCCACCATAGTATTGTAGTACTGTTTAGTCCCGCCATAAACTCCATAATCTACAATTTTGATTAATTGATCTGGCTACCACTATAACACTTCTGAATTTTCTTGTCGTGAATACATCATCCCTCTTTCTCTTTGTTCCAGTATGGAATTATGAAGTGTCtaatgtatatagtatatacttGCCTGACTGAATAgtataggattttttttttgtgaaaaatgTATAAGCATTAAGTATCTTTCTTGTGCAGTTGTTGGTTTAAAATATGCTGAAAATATCAACTGGTTTGCAGGAATTGCGTATGTACAATCCTGATTATCTCGAAAGACCTTCCATTGTGGTACTAAATAAGATCGATATTCCTGAGGTTTGTATCTCTATCTTTGCATGCTGGTATTCAACATAGGTTGTGTGGTTTGCTGTATAATTGAAACTGGAACACACTTGGTTTGGTAATTGATGCAATTAGTATGTTTGTTTCAGTGTGAAATTTAACATGGATCCATTAACATTAAACTTTGCTGCAGGCATTTAACAAGCTTCCGTATTTGAAGGAAGAAATAATGAGAATAGGAAGTGATGAGCCAAGTGCTCAAGTTGATTTGAACTCTGAAGATACACTTCAATCACCTTCCTCATCTAATATGGAACAAAAAGATAATCTCTCTTCAGAGATCTCTGAGAAGGCTAGAAGAATCAAAGAAATTGAGGAATATCCCCGTCCAAATGCTGTTGTGGGGGTCAGTGTTTTGTAAGtttctaattttgtttttatattataaaaagaagACCACATGTGTTTTTCTGCCTGTTGGAAAGTTCTTATAACATtacatgaaatttttatatgacaTGCATCATTCTGTTCCGGCTTGCCCCAACCCTCAATTGCCGCAGTGACATTTTGTTTAAAGCAAATGAACAGTTGGATTCTTTCCTGATGGGGGATACATTTTACATGATCGTAAGGGGCAAGAAATGATTAGGAATGCTTCAGTATGACGCAGGAAAGCTTGTGTTTTTTGTCACAAAGACTCTGAGAATTATTACCAATAATCAATTGGTAGGAAAAAGGCATTAGGATTATATTGGTACCcatttaatagttaaatatttgTTAAGCCTAAACTAGAAGTGCAATTCTTCATGTTGTGGGAATGATTGCTACTTTTCTTTTCATATCAGTATCATGCGTTCAAGTTCAGTTTCCACTGAAGTTTGTGCCAAGTTGGTTGTTAACCAAAGCATATTACAAATATAACTTGAATAGGTTTCcaatatttcaatataacaTATTGAAATTTGGTGATTTGTATACATGAATCTAGTGATTTGTTTTGTTCCCCACGGTTTTCATTATAATATGTTTCAAATTTGAGCAATTGACTACATGTATAATTGTATACTGGGGTCAAACAATCAGTCGACTCATGACCTAGATACCTAGTCACGGGAAGGGGGAAAGGACACACATACGACTTTACCACTAGGCTATCCCTGACCCCAAAATACAGCAGTTCTACACATAAAAAGTAGTTACATATAGACCTGTTTCTTTGTATTGTAATGACTAATGTAAGTGTTATCTGTATGTTGTCCTTGGTATTGTAATGACTAACGTATGTGTTATATTTTTCATGTTGTTACTGGCAGAAAAGGAACTAATATCAATGAAATGCTGAAGGAAATAAGGGCGGCCTTGCGCAAATGTAGTGATCCCAATGAAGTGTTAAACAAGTAGAGCAATATCATGAGAATCATTCATATGTTCGTCTTAGAATATATATCTGTTTGTCCTCTCCCTCTGAGATCTAGCAAATACGAACAGATCAAGGAACACAAATGATATATGTTTaactatttattttgattagatGGCATCAATGGCAGGTCATgcatttacaatatatttacaGTCTTTTACCAAGTTTAATCAGCTTGTAATGGATCAACATGAGGATCAAATGTGAAATCATAGAAGAAAGTAAATCTCTAAGACCATGGATGTTTACAGGAGAACGGTTTTATATCTCGTATCAACATGTACCGGAGAGGAAAACGGTTTTATATCTCGTATCAACATGTACCGGAGAGCGGTTTTATATCTCGTATCAACATGTACCGGATTTCGTTTGGCTTATGACTTTAACATGACTTATCTGTAAGCTGGGAGTCTGAAatgtttgaataattttgacttattaatgattcatgggttattaaaaatataataataacaataaaagtaatttatggataatttttattaggaaaaaagttcaaaaaaatgtaAGTCATAGAAAAAAGtaactcaaactaacttctgacaTTGGTTCAATTTTCGTTTGTGACTTATTCTAATGTTAAgatgattttgatttattacaTAGAAACACATTTTTCAGTTTTCGTTTGTGGCTTATCATAACGTTAAGCtaatttctgatttatttttaaaatgacttAAAGTCTAGGTTTTAAGCCCATATAAACAGGCTAGGCTCATATTAATCTTATTCATaggaaacaaaataaaatacgaTATATGCCGCACTTGTAAAAATAATTTCGTTAAGATTTTTGGCTTCCGTCCAATTTTGGttcaaatttgataaaaaaaaaataatataattgttgAGCCAAATCCGAGCAATGAAGAGGTTATTCAGACTCGGAGTCTCGGACTCCTTTAGGATCCTAGCTCTCCTAAACGTGAATCTTGACGTGAGTAGAAGAGTTCATCATTACTAAAATCATACACTATATAAATAGTGAAAAGCATATATGGGATTTTGATCCCCAAGCCTGAACTACACACAAGAAGCGCTTAGTTAAAAAGTTATGGTTCCAGGCAGTTAAACATTTTCTGTTGATTGGGAGAGTAGCGGTTGAGCAAGGGAAGCTTTGATGTGGTTTGTGCTTCTGCCATGCTCCGCTTGGGACTGAACTGCGGACTTCTGCATTGCAAATTTCCTTTCTTCATTCTTTCCCCAAAGCACAAGGTACAATCCTGTTATGATCAATACTGCTCCAATTATCCTGCCAGTGAATAATTTGCAAGTTAAGTTGGTTGTAATATAAATCAGTACTGTACTATAGATATGTTCAGAATCAGTTAAAAAATCAAGGGGCTGGGGATTTTTGCATGTGGGTTTGTCTACATGTTGTGTAATAATTGagatatatagtatatattgatCATGATATGCATGCATATGAGTATATATAAAAGAGTATGTGTGACAGATGGAGGAAAGTGCTGACCCTCCCAGATAGAACTCCTCGCCTAACGCGACTGAAGCCATGATAGCGACAACAAGTGTCTGAACAGGTTGATACACCGCCACAAACACCGGGCCTCCCCTATCAATGCACCATATCTGTACAGCGAAGGCGATCCCTGATGCAACAACCCCCTGCGTGTGCAGACATGTAATTACTATCCTTTTAAGTCAAATCAGATCTTGACATGATCCTCTCTATCTGGGGCAGAGGTTTCTTTCTTGTTTTACTTTGATGTAATTACTATATGGAACACATGTATTAATTAAGTGTGAGATAATTAATTAGTTCTTACCGCGTAGAAGACACTGAAAAGCTCCCCTCCAGAATGAATGAGCCAAGCCTGTGGATCCCTCTCCATAAAGCCAGCTATAACAAGAAATTGAATCACACCAAAGAAGCACTGGTAAGAGGTCACCGATAGCCTAGCCGGGTACTTCTTCAGAACCGGGGCTTGCAGGACCAGCCAGCCAGACCATGACAGACAATGCCCAATCAAGAAAATGCAGCCGAGTGTCCAGTTTTTGGGCTTAGCATCTCCAAGCGAAAGTAACAGCGGTGAAACATTGGACCTTTGGAGCGGTGGAGTTGGACTGTAAATGGTTGGGCCTTTGTACAGAGTGATCACCATGGCTCCAGCCACGCAAAACAGTGTTCCTATTACCTTCCCTATGCCATCTTTTCTGTTGAGCCTTACTTGTTCCAGCCTGAGAAATCATGCAAGTACTTTGATCAACTTGTATTCAGTACATATACAATAATACTTTTTGTTTGTCGTAAATGAAGACATCTGTGATCAATTTACTATGTAAGGTAACTTAATTGCCTGAGGATTGCAGCCATGAGGAATGTAATGGCAGGGACAGAGTTCTGTATGGCGGAAGCAAAGGTAGGTGATGTATTGTCCAGCCCGAGCAAGTAAAATCCTTGATTCGCAGTTATTCTGTCATGTAATTTACTTAGTCACTAATGATCATCAATTCATTCaattatcagaaaaataataatttgtagtCTTATTACCCGACGACAGCCAGGAGAAAGAACTGAGTAACAAACGAGAGTGTAAGCGGAGGACGCTCCTTCCTGCATATGTAGATGATAATAAATTGAGAAAGAGGAACATCGGATGGAAGTTAGACGGATAGTAAAAATGGATGAAATTGACGTACTTCTCCAGGAAATAGGCGAAGGGCAAGAGGAGGAGAAAAGCTAGAATGTTACGATACACTGGAAAGACAATCTTGCTGATTCCCATGTTAAGAGCCGCTCTGGAGACAACATGGAAACCAGCATAACCAAACTGCAAGGCCAGCATGGCCACATGAAGCTGGACTTTCTCCGGCACATTGAACCCCATAATTCTCCTGCTATAATTCACCACTCCTCCGGATGATCCACCACCACCATCTGCCATTTTGATGCGTATAATATTACTGTTTTATCACAAATGATCAAGGGATAACTAGCTAGGTATCTCCTCTGGTAATGAGGATTGAAGGGAAGAATTAGGAGGTATAAATAAGACTTGGAAATGCTAGCTAGGTACAAACTAAACTACAAAGGAATAGGCAAGGATGTAAGTGATGAGAAGGGGGGAGAAGAGGAGCCCACATGAAATGAAATGATATTAGAGAGGTTGATTGAGTCTCATTCTTGCCCTTGCTATGTTTTTGGCTGTCCCCCATATTCTCAATCTCATCTTGACTATCAACTACCAAGATATACCCGAATCTCATACCACTCATCACATGTTCTAACAGAGatacttgatttttttttattatttttgtatataattattggTATATGTTGTTACGAGTTTTACATAACAGTCATACAGTAGTCGTTATTAATAGTTTGATGTGGGAATAAAGAATAGGTGTCGATATCAATATTCAAAAGTCCGAATAAATTAGGAGGTGGAAGGTGGGGTTTATGATCATGCGACTGATGAAAGCTCTCTGCTCTCatatatgatgatgatgataattgaGTGGGATGGAGTCTTGGAATTCTAGCATTTCAATTCAAATGAtagatttcaaatgacatgatttgagttgtcatttcaaattctcagatttatattagtatttaaatgtgtggatttcaaatgaaatccaaatccaaattctcaAACAGATTATCTGAccaaatccagaatttcaaaacaaatgCAGTTTGCCAAACAGGGCAAAGGCCACTGTTGTAGTTGAAAGACAATCGATAAAAGAATGCACGGGGGATGAAGCCGggtagggctgttcacgaaccgagccgagccgagttttgaccgaaccgagccgagctttaattttttttctgacgagtcgagccgagccgagccgagcttttttatcgaacaaaaattgtgttcaagctcggctcgttaactaacgagccgaacacgagcttgttcgcgaacaaatacaagccgagccgagtcgagtcgagtcgagccgagccagaaaaaaaataaagacaaaccgctagttgactcttaaaatagctaaccaaataattttaatttttttgaaactttgtttatatcactaaaatgtatatatgttaacatccatacggttggatcggtaagaaatattttttaaaaaattgaaacactaatttaggattaaacactagttagcggtactagttaaccttctacttgactgttaaaatagcaaaccatataaaattattattttctgaaattttggttacatcactaaaatatatatatatatatatatatatatatatatatatatatatatatatataatataggatTAAGATCCTAAGAGAACTTTTTTATCGAGAGAACTGAGAGAACTAGCCTATCTATCGTAGATCAGCCATTTTAATCCAATGGCTACTATAATTAGaagatttaataaatttatattaacaatTAGTAAAGGGCATTATCGGACATCAATAATAAAAGATCTTTTGGGCAAGTATTGATTTATGACCATATATTGATTAACATAAATAACAAGATATGTAATCttgatttctttttttatattctccGTATCTTAATCCATCAACCATAGCAtttaattctttcaaaaaataaccCAGAGCATTTAATGtagattaatttgaatttcaaatttcaaattttcaaaagatttacCATTAAgaaagtatttaatatttaatacaccttattttctctcaaagattcttttaaatgttgtataaatattttgttttctaattaagattctttaaaatatttataaatatttagatacaaaaatatattgcaAGATCTATTATAGCACACAATCaattaagattctttaaaatattcatttatatatttttcatattaggAGTTCTATTAAGTGctctttaaatataaactaaGTTAGTATTCAATTTCAATAATAGAATTTTGAGATTCTTTACAAGAATTACATAGATATACTTCcggtattaatatttttaagattacTTATAACGGTTTTTTtgtcaattttataaataatatttaaccaATTCTACCATATATCATTCTACACATTTAAGCGAACTTgttaaaaaatctcaaaatttcaTATTGATAGAATCCATATCAGAATATTGAATCCTTTGCAAACTAATAACccaattatatttaatactatatactAGAGTCTATTATTAAATGTTATTTTTCAAATTGAGAGAAAATAATAAAGCATAAAATTTCTATAAGAATCTTTAAATGTACATCTATTAGAatcttaacatttttttttgaagtaatgAACCtcaacatattataatatgtaataaTCTAACTAAATatgtcataaatattttaagaatctTTGTACAAAATAAATGATGCTATTGAAAGAAAAGCAAACAGAAGTACGatgtttattgaaaaaaaacataaaatttttaatattttatttcttaaaatttatttcaacaaagtacaaatttgaaaaaatatatcaacacaATGAAAATATGTGGTAgaattatatgaaatttataaaatatacttaagAGAAACTAGTATtgctttaaaattatatttattaaagtaTCTAAAAATCTCacctaattttatttgtttacatatataatttattttaaataatcaatatattttaatgacaaataattaataaaatctaatattattaaattttacatttactattactaattattatttctagatttttttccaaaaaaaaaactcctttattcaagtatttattttagaaataacTTTTGTCGGGAGATTCTTA
Coding sequences:
- the LOC108220607 gene encoding protein WALLS ARE THIN 1-like; the encoded protein is MADGGGGSSGGVVNYSRRIMGFNVPEKVQLHVAMLALQFGYAGFHVVSRAALNMGISKIVFPVYRNILAFLLLLPFAYFLEKKERPPLTLSFVTQFFLLAVVGITANQGFYLLGLDNTSPTFASAIQNSVPAITFLMAAILRLEQVRLNRKDGIGKVIGTLFCVAGAMVITLYKGPTIYSPTPPLQRSNVSPLLLSLGDAKPKNWTLGCIFLIGHCLSWSGWLVLQAPVLKKYPARLSVTSYQCFFGVIQFLVIAGFMERDPQAWLIHSGGELFSVFYAGVVASGIAFAVQIWCIDRGGPVFVAVYQPVQTLVVAIMASVALGEEFYLGGIIGAVLIITGLYLVLWGKNEERKFAMQKSAVQSQAEHGRSTNHIKASLAQPLLSQSTENV